Proteins co-encoded in one Medicago truncatula cultivar Jemalong A17 chromosome 8, MtrunA17r5.0-ANR, whole genome shotgun sequence genomic window:
- the LOC120577760 gene encoding uncharacterized protein, with protein sequence MRIRKNGSFPIETFQAHVCHLNQSPWDVIHQFEDGLKNGDSFVALGESVASMMETEAEGVVDIDNRPAIENFDMMVLDDNQKKKVVNNNSGGNKGLKRNLNGGDIEAVPQRGRGRPKKASGSGSSLNNNNNSNEFFGPLWGKQRKGGKYEDEDNKGAITLATSGDDKVNVGVDVNVAPCYSEGLDYVENYEDDDYNGKRRVRNQ encoded by the exons ATGAGGATTCGTAAAAATGGTTCATTTCCAATTGAAACTTTTCAAGCGCACGTTTGTCACCTTAACCAATCTCCATGGGATGTTATCCACCAG TTCGAAGATGGTTTAAAAAATGGGGATTCCTTTGTAGCTCTTGGTGAAAG TGTGGCTTCGATGATGGAAACTGAAGCTGAAGgtgttgttgatattgataaTAGACCTGCGAtagaaaattttgatatgatGGTGCTTGATGATAATCAAAAAAAGAAGGTAGTTAATAATAATAGTGGCGGCAACAAAGGATTGAAGAGAAATTTGAATGGGGGCGACATTGAGGCAGTGCCGCAACGTGGTAGAGGCAGACCGAAGAAGGCGTCGGGTTCAGGTTCGagtttgaataataataataatagtaatgaaTTCTTTGGTCCATTATGGGGGAAACAACGCAAGGGTGGtaaatatgaagatgaagataacAAGGGTGCTATAACATTAGCTACTAGTGGTGATGATAAGGTTAATGTTGGTGTTGATGTGAATGTTGCTCCTTGCTATTCGGAGGGATTGGATTATGTTGAAAATTATGAGGATGATGATTATAATGGGAAGAGGAGAGTGAGGAACCAGTGA